The genomic stretch ctattataaaactgcgaggcaccaaaaggtgccagttgccgatttcttgtttactggtttccgtccagaattccagccattttagtattttgcagtagccaccagcatcatgggtcaaaccggcacgagatgaccggtactattttgtatttcctcctttcagctgctatcacctagcgtccgcatgtcactggtgcggttttggaatcagaatgatggggcgccggccgctgtcgtaaaattaacaccaacaaaaagatgcatatttgcaaggttttttccgctagcagcagcataaacatcggaaacagaaagtgacaacaacaataacaacaaagtcagatcgattgtatccgttagtgtcgactgtgcttgggaagagaggtagtgattggctgcgcggtatgatttagacaatcgatattaattaccaatttttcaatagtgtatctcaaacaatagtttgtttttgttacataaatttaaccgtaaaagaatttctgatcgattgatgccaaaacctcgaaaacctgattatagatgactgcaaaataagcgctcaaaacctgaccacttttttctggttttccctggttgaattactagattttcaaattcaggggcctaacttcgatatagacgttagtcaacgtcaaaagaatTACTAAAAATATATGTTAAATTCAATAAGCAATACGCTAACatagaaaaacaaaacacaacacAAACAATAAATACAACTCGATGCTCTTTTGACGAAGCTATAACTTTAAATTCCTTAATAGTTTTAGCTTTTTATGATGAAATGATGCAATGTCAAATAAATCTGAATCATTTGCTTTTTCATTTCACCATCACAGTGTTACTTTTAGTTACTTAGGTAAAAGAAGCTTTTGACGCATGTTGactgtgaacaaaaaaaatatttaaaaaatggaaaacatACTATCTCTACTGttcttcttttttattttcgagTAACGTATCAAAAAGTCGATAATctaaaaataattgtaaacacaGGTATATCTTTAGGTATATTgagaattgttaaattgatatgatttcatatttttgtcaTAGCATTCGATCGACTCGAACATTTTTAAGATGCTTACTATTAAAAAAGTAAGATTAAATAAATTAGGTATATTTGCATTTACACATTTATCACAGATAGAACACAAGTATGAACGGTGAACAACTTTCAAATAAGTAATGTGATTAAAAATATGGTTCCTTTTGTGCTGCGCATGCATCCTTGAAGTTGGTAGCATTCAGGGGACGAAAATAGTCGTCGTGAAGAAACCGTATAATATTTTCAATCGGACAAAGGTTAGCCCGATCTCCTCTGATGCCACGAGCAACGCTCAAACTTTTACCGCCCTCGCATACTCCAATAGCATTTGTCACATCTTTTCCGTTGTGGAGTAAGCGAAAATAATACTGCGTATCCTTATCACTCTTATACACTTCGAAAGCCATTCTTGATGCATAAGGAATGAAAGGGTTGTCAATTGACAGTCCAAGAGCCGTCATGAGAAACTCCATAGTTTTATCATGACCAGAATATAGCACAAATTTGACCTTATCCCCGGAAATCATTTTTAACATGTAACCAACTATATTACGCAAGAATCCATAGGCTCGGAGCAATCCTTGTTGGTGCATTTTAACGCTCTTCCATTCGCGTAAGCCAGCCCATTGCGTATAAGACATTAGGGCGGCCACGTAACTTTTTTCCACACATCCTTCAATCTCAGGCTCCTGTTCACCAGTAGGATATACATCATCTGGATCTTCGGTGTTAACCGGCTGGCTCTGATGATTAGCGAAGATAATAGCGCTGTCATCTTGATCAATATTAATAACGTCTTGCGGATCTTGAGTGCTGCTACTAGGTGAATTGCGTTTCTCATGGATGCCGAGTGATATTTTCCGACACGGCAGTGGAGCATCATGACAGATGTGAGATAGTATAGCATCACGCACTTCCAGTGGACTGGATTGACCAGCAGTTGGTTGATTTTGAAGAACGGTTGCTCCCATCCACTGGACAATGGCTCCGATTGCCGGATGGGTTTCTAAAGATAATTTGCTATCTCTATCCAGTTGCTTCTTTAAATTATCTGCTTGGGGACACGCACAGTCAGTGAAGCAGAAAGATAAGCTGTGACTTTCTTGAATCTGCAACGATTGCCATTTTTCTGGTTGTACTATGCTAAACATGAGAGCCATAGCAGATTGAAACGTTCTGCGATAGCGGGTCGAAAAGATAACGATATCTTCTGCACTATAAGTAGTAGGTCCGTTTGTGTCGGAAGAAT from Wyeomyia smithii strain HCP4-BCI-WySm-NY-G18 chromosome 3, ASM2978416v1, whole genome shotgun sequence encodes the following:
- the LOC129727799 gene encoding 2-phosphoxylose phosphatase 1, with protein sequence MLLKDIARFSLQHRTLYCYLILSIWIFLLIAGMYKYIGSIENSNNALSSKNFLYKKQHLFLDKQDFERTKKIDIDVCNHPLTIGIGEEGGVLDGWSLQGVLLLIRHGDRGPMTHVRGIDSIDCSHEGDSELTKYHHYLTNSSSTTTAGHWMKTGPFHSFPLLPSSSKACLLGQLTQKGIAQLLRVGDVIRQAYAHSLSLYARTSIQTRTTPFNSSDTNGPTTYSAEDIVIFSTRYRRTFQSAMALMFSIVQPEKWQSLQIQESHSLSFCFTDCACPQADNLKKQLDRDSKLSLETHPAIGAIVQWMGATVLQNQPTAGQSSPLEVRDAILSHICHDAPLPCRKISLGIHEKRNSPSSSTQDPQDVINIDQDDSAIIFANHQSQPVNTEDPDDVYPTGEQEPEIEGCVEKSYVAALMSYTQWAGLREWKSVKMHQQGLLRAYGFLRNIVGYMLKMISGDKVKFVLYSGHDKTMEFLMTALGLSIDNPFIPYASRMAFEVYKSDKDTQYYFRLLHNGKDVTNAIGVCEGGKSLSVARGIRGDRANLCPIENIIRFLHDDYFRPLNATNFKDACAAQKEPYF